A section of the Pseudomonas prosekii genome encodes:
- a CDS encoding RcnB family protein, giving the protein MTSKTLIASLALVAGFAAATPIVQAADNPQKTVQPGVNNKRTLEVGDRAPDIYQRSEKALKNWKEKGLQSPKADSQWVQINDKYMMVMITNGTIVDIRPVER; this is encoded by the coding sequence ATGACAAGCAAAACCCTTATCGCCAGCCTCGCCCTCGTCGCAGGCTTCGCCGCAGCCACTCCAATCGTTCAAGCGGCGGACAATCCGCAAAAAACCGTGCAGCCCGGGGTCAACAACAAACGCACCCTGGAAGTCGGTGACCGTGCCCCGGACATCTACCAGCGCAGCGAAAAAGCCCTGAAAAACTGGAAAGAAAAAGGTCTGCAATCGCCGAAGGCTGATTCGCAGTGGGTGCAGATCAATGACAAGTACATGATGGTGATGATCACCAACGGGACGATTGTGGATATTCGGCCGGTTGAGCGTTAG
- a CDS encoding substrate-binding domain-containing protein, with product MKKLFNFAALALVASLGLSSVAQAEELRVMTSGGFTAAYKILGPEFAAATGHTLDTALGPSMGKAPEAIPNRLARGEKADVVIMVGYALDELIKQGKVDPASRVELADSRIGLVVRNGAAKPDISSEAALKKTLLDAQSVAYSDSASGVYIEQQLFKRLGIEDQLKPKSKMIAKIPVGSVVATGDYQLGFQQVSELLPVPGVSFVAKIPESMQSVTRFAAGIPVGAQHPAQAKALLSFLASPAVQPQVQSTGLDSVSR from the coding sequence ATGAAAAAACTATTCAACTTCGCCGCGCTGGCCCTGGTCGCCAGCCTTGGATTGAGCAGCGTTGCCCAGGCTGAAGAGCTGCGGGTGATGACCTCGGGCGGGTTTACCGCGGCCTACAAAATTCTCGGCCCGGAATTCGCTGCGGCCACCGGCCACACTTTGGACACAGCGCTTGGGCCGTCGATGGGCAAGGCACCCGAGGCGATCCCCAATCGTCTGGCGCGCGGCGAAAAGGCTGATGTGGTGATCATGGTCGGTTACGCGTTGGATGAGCTGATCAAACAAGGCAAGGTCGACCCGGCCTCGCGAGTCGAACTGGCGGATTCGCGGATCGGTCTGGTGGTGCGTAACGGCGCGGCGAAACCCGACATCAGTTCCGAAGCGGCGTTGAAAAAGACCCTGCTTGACGCGCAATCGGTGGCGTATTCCGATAGCGCCAGCGGTGTCTACATCGAGCAGCAACTGTTCAAGCGCCTGGGCATCGAGGACCAACTCAAACCCAAATCGAAGATGATCGCGAAGATTCCGGTCGGCTCGGTGGTTGCCACGGGCGACTATCAATTGGGTTTCCAGCAGGTCAGCGAATTGCTGCCAGTACCCGGTGTGAGTTTTGTCGCAAAGATTCCGGAATCGATGCAGTCGGTGACGCGTTTCGCTGCGGGCATTCCGGTCGGCGCGCAACATCCGGCGCAAGCCAAGGCCTTGCTGAGCTTCCTGGCCTCCCCGGCCGTTCAGCCGCAAGTGCAGAGCACCGGGCTGGATTCGGTCAGTCGTTAA
- a CDS encoding FKBP-type peptidyl-prolyl cis-trans isomerase, which yields MNEELQVIDLESGDGKAAVKGALITTQYRGWLEDGTEFDSSYSRGKPFQCVIGTGRVIKGWDQGIMGMQVGGKRKLLVPAHLAYGERSMGAITPNSNLIFEIELLEVLTRDD from the coding sequence ATGAACGAAGAACTTCAGGTAATCGATCTCGAATCGGGTGATGGCAAGGCTGCGGTAAAAGGCGCTTTGATCACCACGCAATACCGTGGATGGCTGGAGGACGGAACCGAGTTCGATTCTTCCTACAGTCGCGGCAAGCCCTTTCAGTGCGTGATCGGCACCGGGCGCGTGATCAAGGGCTGGGACCAGGGAATCATGGGCATGCAGGTCGGCGGCAAACGCAAGCTGCTGGTGCCGGCACATCTGGCTTACGGCGAGCGCAGCATGGGCGCAATCACACCGAATTCGAACCTGATTTTCGAGATTGAATTGCTGGAAGTGCTGACGCGCGATGATTGA
- the tcuC gene encoding MFS transporter — protein sequence MTAAIPSGGSRAGAIFRVTSGNFLEQFDFFLFGFYATQIAAVFFPASSEFASLMMTFAVFGAGFLMRPLGAVVLGAYIDDVGRRKGLIVTLSIMASGTILIVLVPGYESIGLFAPAIVLIGRLLQGFSAGAEMGGVSVYLSEIATPGNKGFFTSWQSASQQVAIIVAAGLGYGLNQWMAPAMIADWGWRIPFFVGCLIVPFIFFLRRNLEETEEFAARKHRPSMGEVFRTLAQNWVIVFAGMMMVALTTTAFYLITVYAPTFGKTVLHLSTADALLVTLLVGVSNFFWLPIGGALSDRIGRRPVLIAMALLTLATAYPALTYLVNAPSFLNMLLVLLWLSFIYGLYNGAMIAALTEIMPVEVRVAGFSLAYSLATAVFGGFTPAMSTLLIEYTGDKAAPGYWMSFAALCALCATLFLYRRSTGRLQSALSQS from the coding sequence ATGACTGCAGCAATTCCTTCCGGTGGTTCGCGAGCCGGGGCGATCTTCCGAGTGACCTCGGGCAACTTCCTCGAACAATTCGACTTCTTCCTTTTCGGCTTCTACGCCACGCAGATCGCGGCTGTGTTCTTCCCGGCCAGCAGCGAATTCGCCTCCCTGATGATGACCTTTGCGGTGTTCGGCGCCGGGTTCCTGATGCGGCCATTGGGCGCCGTGGTGCTCGGTGCGTATATCGACGATGTCGGGCGGCGCAAGGGTTTGATCGTGACGTTGTCGATCATGGCCAGCGGCACCATTTTGATTGTGCTGGTGCCCGGTTACGAGAGCATCGGCCTGTTTGCCCCGGCGATTGTGTTGATCGGCCGCCTGCTTCAGGGCTTCTCGGCGGGCGCGGAAATGGGCGGTGTGTCGGTGTATCTGTCGGAGATCGCGACACCGGGCAATAAGGGCTTTTTCACCAGTTGGCAGTCGGCCAGTCAGCAAGTGGCGATCATTGTCGCCGCAGGGTTGGGCTATGGGCTGAACCAGTGGATGGCGCCGGCGATGATTGCCGATTGGGGCTGGCGGATTCCGTTTTTTGTCGGTTGCCTGATCGTCCCGTTCATCTTCTTCCTGCGCCGTAACCTGGAAGAAACCGAGGAGTTTGCCGCGCGCAAACACCGCCCAAGCATGGGCGAGGTGTTTCGCACGCTGGCGCAGAATTGGGTGATTGTGTTTGCCGGGATGATGATGGTCGCCCTGACCACCACCGCGTTTTACCTGATCACCGTGTACGCGCCGACCTTCGGCAAAACCGTGCTGCACCTGAGCACCGCCGATGCGTTGCTGGTGACGTTGCTGGTGGGGGTTTCGAACTTTTTCTGGTTGCCGATTGGCGGCGCGTTGTCCGACCGCATCGGCCGGCGTCCGGTGCTGATCGCCATGGCGCTGCTGACCCTGGCCACGGCTTATCCGGCGCTGACGTACCTGGTCAACGCGCCGAGTTTCCTCAACATGCTGCTGGTGTTGCTGTGGTTGTCGTTCATCTACGGCTTGTACAACGGCGCGATGATTGCCGCCCTCACCGAAATCATGCCGGTAGAGGTGCGGGTCGCCGGTTTTTCCCTGGCGTACAGCCTAGCCACGGCGGTGTTCGGTGGTTTCACCCCGGCCATGTCGACGTTGCTGATCGAGTACACCGGCGACAAAGCCGCGCCCGGTTACTGGATGAGTTTCGCCGCACTCTGCGCGTTGTGCGCGACGCTGTTTCTGTATCGCCGTTCGACTGGTCGCCTGCAATCGGCTCTTTCGCAATCCTGA
- a CDS encoding LysR family transcriptional regulator, translated as MAINFDLNDLQAFRAVVEQGSFRKAADTVRISQPALSRRIEKLEEALGVKLFERTTRKVSLTQAGRGFIPSVERLLDDLDVALLGISEVASTRLGHVTVACVPSAAYYFMPRVVARYHRQFPRIKVKVLDSSAHDVLSAVVNGEADFGLSFMGTLEAEVDFEPLVQEGYVVACRRDHPLAERRSVTWDEFYRQDYISLDKTSGNRFLLDQALAGVVPQRPSICETRHVTTMIGLVEAGLGVAAVPLMAMPAEDHPILTRVPLTDPQVMRSVGLIKRRGRTLTPAALELERLVVEMKVQPATLNN; from the coding sequence ATGGCGATCAATTTCGACCTCAACGATCTGCAAGCCTTCCGCGCGGTGGTCGAGCAGGGCAGCTTTCGCAAGGCTGCCGATACCGTGCGCATTTCCCAACCGGCGCTGAGCCGGCGCATCGAAAAACTTGAAGAGGCGCTAGGGGTAAAACTGTTCGAGCGCACCACGCGCAAGGTCAGCCTGACCCAGGCGGGGCGCGGCTTCATCCCCAGCGTCGAGCGTTTGCTGGATGATCTGGACGTGGCGCTGTTGGGCATCAGCGAAGTGGCCTCGACCCGGCTCGGCCACGTCACGGTCGCCTGCGTGCCGTCGGCGGCGTACTACTTCATGCCGCGAGTGGTCGCCCGTTACCATCGGCAGTTCCCCCGAATCAAGGTCAAAGTCCTCGATTCCAGCGCCCACGACGTGCTTAGCGCCGTGGTCAACGGCGAGGCGGATTTCGGTTTGAGTTTTATGGGCACGCTGGAGGCCGAAGTCGATTTCGAACCCTTGGTGCAAGAAGGCTACGTGGTCGCCTGCCGCCGCGATCACCCGTTGGCCGAGCGCCGCAGCGTGACGTGGGACGAGTTTTATCGACAGGATTACATCTCGCTCGACAAGACTTCGGGCAACCGTTTTCTGCTCGACCAGGCGTTGGCCGGCGTGGTCCCACAACGCCCGAGCATCTGCGAAACCCGCCACGTCACGACCATGATCGGATTGGTCGAAGCCGGACTGGGGGTGGCCGCAGTGCCGCTAATGGCGATGCCGGCCGAGGATCATCCAATTCTCACGCGCGTGCCGCTGACCGACCCGCAAGTGATGCGCAGCGTCGGGCTGATCAAGCGCCGGGGTCGCACCTTGACCCCGGCAGCCCTGGAACTGGAACGTCTGGTGGTCGAAATGAAAGTTCAGCCGGCAACGCTCAACAACTGA